ATGCTTCTGACGCGAATTTTTGAGGACTTAGGTTTTGAAGTTGAACATTGTGGTTATTATGGTAAGTTTTCCATTTGGCTTGAAAACCGTCAGCAACAAAATATGGCAGTAAAGATGTTGTTCAGAACCGTTTGGTTAGCCGGAAAAATGATTACAAAGTTGCTAAATTTTGAAAGCCGTATTTTCTCACCATATATTGTGATATGGGGAAAGAAGAAATAATGCTGTAATGATTGAAAATAGTGTAACCTTCATAAGTGATAAAGTAAGTGCAGCCTTACAAACCATAGTTTCGGTGCTAAAGGTCTTAGTTCGTTCAAAATTCGGATTAAAATTACCTGAGGCAACAACCCCAAAGTGTTATATTTTGGGTAATGGCCCATCATTAAAACAATCTATTGAAAAACGACATGCAGAGTTAGTAGACTCCTCAGTTTCTCTATTTGTTGTAAATAGTTTTGCTGTTTCTCCGCTTTTTGTTGAGCTTAAACCAAAATATTACGTATTTCTGGATCCATATTTTGCAAGCTATAATGGCGTTTCAACCCCTATTGATGCTGTAAAGAAAACGTATGAACACTTGCTTAATGATGTAAGCTGGGAAATGACATTGTTTTTGCCGGCCAGAGCTAGTAAAAACTTATTTTTACAGCAATTGGTAAAGCAGAATCCTAATATTAAGATAAGCTTTTATAACTATGTGGTTTTTGATGGTCTTAATGAAGTTAAGTTTCAGTTTTTTAAGCGAAATCTCGCAATGCCACAATGCCAAAATATTTTAGGGGCATGTATTTTCATCGCCACAAATATGCAGTTTAAAGAGGTTTTTTTATTAGGAGCAGATCATTCATGGCACGAACAAATTGCCCTTGATGAAAACAATAACCTGGTGACGATAGATAAACATTTTTATAATCAACAGGGAAAAAGTATAGTAATGAACACGCATGCTAATAATACGGCTGAATATGGTGTTCATAGCTTCTTCGCATCATTAGCAAAGGCCTTTTTTAGTTATAAAGTGCTTGCTAAATACGCTAAATACAGAGGAGTTAAGGTCAAAAATTGGAGTGAAAAAAGTTATATTGATGCTTTTGAACGAATATAATAGCATAAATCCAATAAGCCTTTTTATATTAGCGGTTTAATTTCAAGTACAAATTCATTACCGAAAACTGTTGCTTGCATTAAAATAAATTCAATAGTAGCAGTATATTTATTTACTTTATGATTGTCCACCGCCTCGCGAAGTCTACAGACGTTGATTTATATTTTAAATGGGCCAACGAAGATCAGGCTCGTAAAAACTCATACAGCCAAAAAAAGATTGACTACCAAACCCATGTTAACTGGTTTAATGCTGCATTAAAAGACGAAAACTCTATTATGCTTGTGTTTGAGTATGAAACTGGAATGGCTATCGGACAAATCCGTTTTGAACGTCATAACAGTGATACCATTGTTCGTATCTCTATTGATAAAGATTTTAGAGGACGTCTGCTCGCTAAGCAAATGATCATGGATGCCTGTGATTATTTCTTTAATCTTTTTCCGGGTGATTTGGTAAGGGCTTATATTCGCAAAGAAAACATGGCTTCTGTACGGGCTTTTGAACATTCGGGGTTTGAGTTTGAGAAAGAAACCACGGTAAATGAAATTCCAAGCTTTGTTTATACAAAGCGTAAATCATAATAAATAGCTTGCCTTTTAAATTTTCCTGATGGGAATAATTCAAAAACAATTAATAAAGGGCACTATTTACTCCTATTTAGGTGTGGCCGTAGGATTTGTTACTACAATATTCTTACGGCCATTCTGTTTGTCAGAAGAGGAAAACGGTCTTTTGGCAGTAATTTTAGCATGTTCTTCCATATTGGTACAAGTGTCGAGTTTAGGCTTTCAGTCGGCTTCGGTACGTTTTTTTCCTTACTTTCGGAATCCAAAGAAAAACAATCATGGTTTCTTATTTCTGTCGGTTATAGTATCATTAATTGGTTTTATACTTTGTTGGGTAATTGTTAGTATTGGAGGGGATTTCTTCTGGTCGAATAGCCCTAAAAACCAATTGATCTTTAAGGAATATGGACCAATACTATGGGCTTTGGCTTTTTTTCTTCAGTTTTTTAGTGTACTTGACAACTACAATAGAGCGCTTTATGATACCGTTACGGGTACTGCATTACGAGAGTTTTACCAAAAATTCTTTGTAGGCCTTTCAATGGCTCTACTGTTAGTATTTACCTTAAGTTTCGATCAATTTTTGTATGTGTGGCTATTTGCCAATGCATTCCCAACTTTCATCATAGCGTTTAAGCTGGCAAAAGAGAAAAAGTTGGATTTTACTCCGGACCTTTCTTTTCCGGACAAAAAACTGGTTGCAGGCATGGCTAGTATTAGTGCATTTGCCATCTTGAGCGGTTTCACTACTATGATTATTCAGTATATCGATAAATTCATGATCTTTAATCTATTGGGGACTAAGGAGACCGGGGTATACGATATTACTGTTTATTTTGCAGTGGTAATTGCAATGCCTGCCCGTTCAATGTACAGAATTGCAGGAACCATTATTGCAGAGCATTGGAAAAACGAAGATTACGCCGGAGTTTTATCCCTTTACCGTAAAAGTTGTATTAATCAACTTTTAATAGGTTTGTTGCTGTTTATAGGTATTTGGGCCAATATTGATAACGTGTTTCATATTTTGCCACCGGCCTATAAAACAGGTAAATACGTTATTTTGTTTGTGGGGTTAGGGAGTTTGATAGATATGGCAACGGGGGTGAATGGGGTAATTTTAGCCACCTCAAAGTATTTTAAATTTGATACCTATTTTTTTGTGGCGCTTATTCTGGTTATTATTGGAGCAAACTATGTATTTATTCCGAAATATGGATTAACTGGCGCCGCCATTGCAGCTGCCTTAGGAACCTTCTTGTTTAATTTATTCCGTTTTGCTTTTGTGTGGGCAAAGTTTGGTCTGCAGCCGTTTAGTGTTAACAATGTAGCAATCTTGTTTATTGGGCTAGTTGTTTTAGCTTTAAATTATTTGTTACCACCATTACCTAATTTTATCGTGGACATAGCAGTGCGATCAGGATTGATTACAGCAATATACATGGGAGCGGTTTATTGGTTCAGGTTATCACCTGAAATGAACCAGTTGGTAAACAGTAAAGTCAAGGTTTTAAACCGCTAGATGTTATTTTGATCAAGAATAAAAGCCTTGATATTAATTTATCAAGGCTTTTATTTATGCTAATTTCTCTATTATCATGTCAATGGTCAGTTTCTCTTGCTCGCCACTGGTCATGTTTTTTAGTGTTAATTTTCCCGACTGCATTTCTTCTTCTCCAATTAAAATTACAAATGGAATTCGTTTGGAATCGGCATATTTCATCTGTTTTTGAAGTTTAGTTGAGCTTGGATATAATTCTGAATTAATTCCATTGGCTCTCAATTTTACTAATACGGGTAGTGCATACTTTTCTGCAGCAGAATCAAAATTAGTAATTAGTACTTTAGTTGATGTTATTGCACTTTCAGGGAACAAGTTCAAATCTAGCATTACATCGTAAATACGATCGGCACCAAATGAAATACCAACTCCGGTTACACCCTTAAGTCCAAACATGCCGGTAAGGTCATCGTAACGACCTCCTCCACCAATAGAGCCCATCTGCACCTCATTTGATTTTACTTCAAAAATAGCTCCGGTATAATAATTTATACCACGGGCCAATGTAATATCTAATTCAATTGTGGCATTCTTTAACTCAAAAGAAGAAAGGTAATTGAAAATGGACTCTAATTCCTCAATTCCCTTTTTCCCAATTTCTGAAGTAGCCAAGCTTTGCTTCATCACTTGAAGCTTTTCCTCATTTGAACCTTTTAGTTCAATAAACGGATTTAATACTTCAATATTCTGACTTGTAAATCCACGTTCCATTAACTCTTTAGTAACACCATCATACCCAATCTTGTCAAGCTTATCAATGGCAACAGTCATGTCCACAATTAATTCCGGTTTTCCAATAATTTCAGCAATGCCGCTTAAAATTTTGCGATTGTTGATTTTAATGGTGAAATCTTTCAAGCCTAAGCAAGACAGGGCTTCGTCATAAATGCAGATAAACTCGGCTTCATTCAATAAAGATTCAGAGCCAACCACATCGGCATCGCATTGGTAAAATTCACGATAACGACCTTTTTGAGGACGGTCTGCTCGCCAAACAGGCTGAACCTGGTAGCGCTTAAATGGCATGGCAATTTCGTTTTGACGCATTACTACGTATCGAGCAAACGGCACAGTTAAATCATAACGTAATGCTTTTTCCGAGATTTCGAATGTTAAGGCTTTTGAGTTACGGTTTTCCAGTTTATTTGAATCTACTTTTGACAAATAATCACCGGAATTAAGCACCTTGAAAATAAGTTGATCCCCTTCTTCTCCATATTTGCCAGTTAGGGTACTTAGGTTTTCCATCACCGGTGTTTCAATAGGCTGATAGCCGAACTTTTGGAAAACACGTTTAATAGTATCGAAAATATATGTTCTTCGGGCCACCTCAACAGGCGAAAAATCACGGGTTCCTTTTGGGATGCTTGGTTTCATTCGTTGTATATTATGGATGATAAGTGTTGAATGCTTATTTTAATGGGTAAAATTAGGTTAATTTTAAATTTCAGCAGGAAATGAAATATTTTAATTTCTAGCGCCTACTTGTATTTTAATAATTTCATTACAGGCATCTTCAATCTGCTTAAATACAGGGATAAAAAGAGATTCATCATACCATGGATCAGCGACCTCGCAATTTTGTCCTGGGATTGAGATATTTAGTAATAAATCCACCTTTTCTTTATCGTTATTATTGCGAGCCATCCTAAGAACATTTTTGTAATTCGACTGGTCCATTACGAAAATACGGTCAAATAAATCAAAGTCAGTAATCGAAAATTGACGAGCACGTAAATCGCTAATATCGATTCCAAAACTTTGGGTGGTTCTTTGTGCCCTTCGATCGGGAGCTTCGCCAACGTGCCAGTCACCAGTTCCGCATGAGTCTACCTGCCAGCTAAGTCTGTTCTTTTCAATTAAATCACGCATAATGCCTTCTGCCATTGGAGAGCGGCAAATGTTCCCCAAACACACCATTAAAATTTTCATGCAGCAAAGATAAGTGAAATGCTCTATTTTATTGATGAATAAACGTCTTTGAAGCTCTTCAATTCAACTCCTTTTTCTATTTTTATCTTATACCAATTCAAATTATGAACACTATAAATATCCCTTCAGTTCTGCAAGAACTGAATATCGAACAAGATAATTTAGCCTGGAGTACAGGCTTAACCTGGGGAGCGGATGCAGATGCTGAATCCAAAACCATTTATTCTCCTGTTGATGGTAAAGCCATTGCTAAAGTTTCATTTGCCAATGCTGAAAACTACGATTATGTAATTAAAGCAGCTCAAAAAGCATTTCTGAGCTGGCGTTTATTGCCGGCTCCTAAACGTGGAGAAATTGTACGTCAGTTTGGAGAAGAGTTAAGGTTGAAAAAGCAGTCATTAGGATCTTTGGTTTCTTATGAAATGGGTAAAAGTCTTCAGGAAGGTTTGGGAGAAGTGCAAGAAATGATAGATATCTGCGATTTTGCAGTTGGCCTTTCACGCCAGTTATACGGATTAACTATGCATTCTGAGCGGGCTCGTCACCGCATGTATGAGCAATACCATCCGTTGGGAGTGGTGGGTATTATTTCTGCATTTAATTTCCCTGTAGCGGTTTGGGCTTGGAATGCGGCATTGGCTTTGGTTTGTGGAGATGTTTGTATATGGAAACCCTCAGAAAAGACACCTTTGACAGCTATAGCCTGTCAAAAGATTATTGCTAAAATTTTAAACGATAATGGCATTGAAGAAGGGGTCTCCTGCCTCGTTATTGGCGACAGAGAAATTGGATCATTGATGGCCAATGATACTCGTGTGCCATTAGTATCGGCAACAGGGTCAACTCGTATGGGCAAAGCTGTTGGGGAAGCAGTAGGAAGACGTTTAGGGAGAAGTTTATTAGAACTTGGTGGAAATAACGCCATCATTATTTCAGAGCATGCCGATCTGAATATGGCTCTTCCCGGTGTGGTATTTGGAGCTGTTGGAACTGCCGGTCAACGTTGTACTTCAACACGCCGACTGATTATTCATGAATCAGTTTATGAGGCATTTAGGGCAAAATTGGTTAGTGCTTACCCCCAGTTACGAATTGGTAATCCTTTGAATGAAAACAACCATGTTGGTCCGTTGATTGATAAGCTAGCCGTAGAAAACTACCTTAAGGCCATTGAAAAAGCAAAAGCCGAAGGAGCAACCTTGTTGATAGAAGGTGGTGTTTTGAGCGGAAACGGTTACGAATCGGGGTGCTATGTAAAGCCTGTGATTTTTGAGGCGTCAAATCACTTTGAAATAGTGCAACATGAAACTTTTGCTCCAATACTTTATTTGATGAAATATAAAACCATTGATGAAGCCCTTGCGCTTCAGAATGGGGTGCCTCAGGGACTTTCATCTGCAATAATGACAACTAATTTGCGGGAAGCAGAAAAGTTCCTGTCGCATGCGGGTTCAGATTGCGGCATTGCAAACGTGAATATTGGAACTTCGGGTGCAGAAATTGGAGGAGCTTTTGGAGGTGAGAAGGAAACCGGTGGAGGAAGGGAATCAGGCTCTGACGCATGGAAAGTATATATGCGTCGACAAACTAATACGATTAATTACGGGACAGACCTGCCGCTTGCTCAAGGTATCAAGTTCGATATATAATTAAAAAGTTGATTAATTTTCGTCAATGAAAGCAGCCTCGCTTAATGAACTTAAAAAAGAACTAGTCGAATTATCGCCGGTACAGCTTACTGCCATTTGTTTGAGAATTGCCAAATACAAAAAGGAAAATAAGGAGCTGTTGACCTATTTGTTGTTTGAAGCGGATAATGAACCAGCATATATTGAATCAGTTAAACAGGAAATTGATGAGTACTTTGCCGGAATAACCAAATCTAACATTTACCTGTCGCTTAAATCAATTCGAAAAACATTAAGAATAACTAAAAAGTATATTAAATATTCAGGCGATAAGCAAACTGAGGCGGAGTTGTTAATACATTTTTGTAAGACATTAAAACATTCGGGGATTAAAATAGGATCAAGTACAGCTTTATTCAATTTATATCAGCAACAGCTTAAAAATATAAACAAAGCTATTGATAAGTTGCATGAGGACTTACAATACGATTTCAGACAAGAATTAGAAAGCTTATAATCAAATTGAATAAGCCTTAAATAATCAGATTGGATTTGGTAAAATAAAGAACGGCAGTCTACTTTGTAAACTGCCGTTGCTTTTTTAGCTCATTTTTAATTTAAAGTCAATTGGAAGTGTGTATTTAGCATTCACTCTTTTACCATAATGTACAGCAGGTGTCCATCTAGGCATCGCTTTAATTATTCGGACAGCTTCTTCAGATAAACCGTCTTTTAGTTTTTTTATGACTCTAATATCAGTTAGAGTTCCGTCTTTTCTAACTACAAATGATACAGAAACTCTTCCTTGAGTGTTTTTTTCCAATGCTCGCTGTGGATATTGAAGGTTTCTGTTGATGAAGTTCACCAATGCAGTGTTGCCTCCTGGAAATCTTGGCGGGTTTTCTACATAAAGGTATACATCATCGTCGCTCTGTTGTTGCGATTCAGTATGGTTGACAACAATTAGGGCATTACTATTAATAACATTAGTAGTAAAAGATGAACATAGCAAACAAGTACTGATTGCCAAAACGCCCAACACTGAACCTTTTTGGGAAAGAGATTTTAAGCTTAGCATTTTAAATAGATGGTTTAATAGTTTATGGTCCTAAAGTAATTGTTTTCGGATTGATTATCCTAACTATTATTAAAAAAACAAGAATGATAGTTAATGTTATGTGTGCTTCTGTTATTCTAATTTACTTTGATAATCTGCTTAATATTAATAGATTAGGAATGATTCTGGAAGGATTTTAAATCATAAGAAAGTGAATATTGAAAGGAAAATGATAGAGGGTTATAAAACCCATGATGTGTTTAACCAGCCTCCTCCATTGGAAGATTATAATCTCTATTTAACCAACCCAATTCTGAAGGGTTGTGTTGAGCAGTTTAATGCGTCCTGGGCTCATCTTCAACTAACTAAATTCGGTGCACAAATGGGAAGTTCGAAAGTAATACAATGGGGCTTTCTGGCAAACCAATTCACTCCTGCTCTAAAAGCTTTTAATCGATTTGGTTTCCGAATTAATGAGGTTGATTTTCATCCCTCTTGGCATGAACTTATGCATTTGGCAATGGCTAATCGCTTGCATAACCTGCCTTGGGTTGACCAACAGCCATATTGTCATAGTGTTAGGGCTGCACTTATGATGATGGCTTCGGAGGTTGAGTTTGGTCATCTATGTCCTATTTCAATGACTTTCTCTATTTATCCTGTGCTGAATAAACAGGCTCCGAAAGCTTTAAAAGATTGGTTGGGTAAACTATTGAGCAATGAGTATGATGCCCGATATTTGCCATTTGATAAAAAAAATGGTGTTTTGTGTGGGATGGCCATGACTGAAAAACAAGGTGGTTCGGATGTAAGGGCTAATACTTCATGGGCTAAATCAATAAATGATACGGACTTTCTTTTGACTGGGCATAAGTGGTTTTGTTCAGCTCCAATGGTGGATGCATTTCTGGTGCTGGCTCAGGCTCCTAAAGGTTTGTCGTGTTTTTTTATGCCTCGATATACTCCTGATGGTCAGCTTAACAATTACTCTATACAACGCTTGAAAGACAAGCTGGGCAACAGATCCAATGCTTCAGGAGAAATTGAGTTTACTGATGCTTACGCGGTTTTATTAGGCGAGGAAGGTCGTGGGGTGGCCACTATAATTGAAATGGTAAATCATACTCGCTTAGATTGTGCTATAGGCTCAACGGGGTTACTGCATCAGGCTACAGTTCAGGCAATACACCATTGTCAAAATCGCTCGGCGTTTGGCAAAAAGTTGATTAATCAGCCTATTATGCTCAATGTATTAGCCGATTTATGTCTCGAAACCGAAGCAGCCACTCAATTAGCTATGCGATTGGCCTTAGCATTTGATAATGAAAATAAATCAGAGCAGGAAGAGGTCTTTAAACGTATTGTTACACCTATCGCGAAATTCTGGATTTGTAAACGAACACCAGCAATGGTATATGAAGCCTTGGAATGTTTAGGTGGAGCTGGCTTTATTGAAGAATCTATCTTGCCTCGTCTTTACAGAGAGGCTCCTTTGAATGCAGTTTGGGAAGGTTCAGGCAATGTTATTTGCCTCGATGTTATTCGTGCAATGCAAACTCAATCCAATTCATTGAAAAGTGTTATTTCAGAGTTGGAGTTGGCTTTAGGAATAAATCCTCTGTTAGATAAATTTATTAGGGACTTTGTTAAAAAAAGTTCAGCTTCACTATTGGAAAATAATGAAGCTGAAAGTAGAACATTAGTTGAGCACATGGCGAAGCTATTACAAGCATCATTATTGACTCGTTATTCACCTGAGTATGTTGCAGAGGCATTTGTTGAATCAAGATTGGTCAACAATCACAGCCTTGTTGGAACCCTTTCTTCAAAACACAATTTCAAAGAGATTGTTAACCGGATGTGGTTGGGTGTTTAATTTTTGAATAATTGAATGCCCACATCAGATATCTCTTTTAACGGATCATCACGCATGAATTGCTCCAATTCAATCCGATATTGACCAGGTTTAGAGAAGTCAATCCCGTTGGTTATAAATATTTTTTTCGCTAGTAGTTTCCCTGTACCTGAACCCAGCCATTTACCGTCATTCTCAGCTAATTTAACCTCAACAATACGGGTGGTTTGCATCTTCCCATCAGGGTTTTTTACATACAGCCTGAAAAAAATATTCGAATATTTATAATCATCTGTATGCCTTAGGTTCAAATAAAGTGAATACTTGCCCGTCTGATCAAGTTTAACATCATATACGGCTTTGTCATTTGAAAACCAGCCTTTAGGATCTATGGTTAGAGTGTTATTATAAACAGCACTATCAGTGCAGGAGTATAACAGTGAACTTAATATAATAGCCAAAAGGCTGCTAAACAATAGTTTTGAACGAAACATTTATTGCTTGGTTGAATTATTGTTGTTAGTTGGTTTTTGATTATTCCG
Above is a window of Solitalea lacus DNA encoding:
- a CDS encoding GNAT family N-acetyltransferase; its protein translation is MIVHRLAKSTDVDLYFKWANEDQARKNSYSQKKIDYQTHVNWFNAALKDENSIMLVFEYETGMAIGQIRFERHNSDTIVRISIDKDFRGRLLAKQMIMDACDYFFNLFPGDLVRAYIRKENMASVRAFEHSGFEFEKETTVNEIPSFVYTKRKS
- a CDS encoding lipopolysaccharide biosynthesis protein is translated as MGIIQKQLIKGTIYSYLGVAVGFVTTIFLRPFCLSEEENGLLAVILACSSILVQVSSLGFQSASVRFFPYFRNPKKNNHGFLFLSVIVSLIGFILCWVIVSIGGDFFWSNSPKNQLIFKEYGPILWALAFFLQFFSVLDNYNRALYDTVTGTALREFYQKFFVGLSMALLLVFTLSFDQFLYVWLFANAFPTFIIAFKLAKEKKLDFTPDLSFPDKKLVAGMASISAFAILSGFTTMIIQYIDKFMIFNLLGTKETGVYDITVYFAVVIAMPARSMYRIAGTIIAEHWKNEDYAGVLSLYRKSCINQLLIGLLLFIGIWANIDNVFHILPPAYKTGKYVILFVGLGSLIDMATGVNGVILATSKYFKFDTYFFVALILVIIGANYVFIPKYGLTGAAIAAALGTFLFNLFRFAFVWAKFGLQPFSVNNVAILFIGLVVLALNYLLPPLPNFIVDIAVRSGLITAIYMGAVYWFRLSPEMNQLVNSKVKVLNR
- the hisS gene encoding histidine--tRNA ligase, encoding MQRMKPSIPKGTRDFSPVEVARRTYIFDTIKRVFQKFGYQPIETPVMENLSTLTGKYGEEGDQLIFKVLNSGDYLSKVDSNKLENRNSKALTFEISEKALRYDLTVPFARYVVMRQNEIAMPFKRYQVQPVWRADRPQKGRYREFYQCDADVVGSESLLNEAEFICIYDEALSCLGLKDFTIKINNRKILSGIAEIIGKPELIVDMTVAIDKLDKIGYDGVTKELMERGFTSQNIEVLNPFIELKGSNEEKLQVMKQSLATSEIGKKGIEELESIFNYLSSFELKNATIELDITLARGINYYTGAIFEVKSNEVQMGSIGGGGRYDDLTGMFGLKGVTGVGISFGADRIYDVMLDLNLFPESAITSTKVLITNFDSAAEKYALPVLVKLRANGINSELYPSSTKLQKQMKYADSKRIPFVILIGEEEMQSGKLTLKNMTSGEQEKLTIDMIIEKLA
- a CDS encoding low molecular weight protein-tyrosine-phosphatase, coding for MKILMVCLGNICRSPMAEGIMRDLIEKNRLSWQVDSCGTGDWHVGEAPDRRAQRTTQSFGIDISDLRARQFSITDFDLFDRIFVMDQSNYKNVLRMARNNNDKEKVDLLLNISIPGQNCEVADPWYDESLFIPVFKQIEDACNEIIKIQVGARN
- a CDS encoding aldehyde dehydrogenase family protein, producing the protein MNTINIPSVLQELNIEQDNLAWSTGLTWGADADAESKTIYSPVDGKAIAKVSFANAENYDYVIKAAQKAFLSWRLLPAPKRGEIVRQFGEELRLKKQSLGSLVSYEMGKSLQEGLGEVQEMIDICDFAVGLSRQLYGLTMHSERARHRMYEQYHPLGVVGIISAFNFPVAVWAWNAALALVCGDVCIWKPSEKTPLTAIACQKIIAKILNDNGIEEGVSCLVIGDREIGSLMANDTRVPLVSATGSTRMGKAVGEAVGRRLGRSLLELGGNNAIIISEHADLNMALPGVVFGAVGTAGQRCTSTRRLIIHESVYEAFRAKLVSAYPQLRIGNPLNENNHVGPLIDKLAVENYLKAIEKAKAEGATLLIEGGVLSGNGYESGCYVKPVIFEASNHFEIVQHETFAPILYLMKYKTIDEALALQNGVPQGLSSAIMTTNLREAEKFLSHAGSDCGIANVNIGTSGAEIGGAFGGEKETGGGRESGSDAWKVYMRRQTNTINYGTDLPLAQGIKFDI
- a CDS encoding energy transducer TonB, with protein sequence MLSLKSLSQKGSVLGVLAISTCLLCSSFTTNVINSNALIVVNHTESQQQSDDDVYLYVENPPRFPGGNTALVNFINRNLQYPQRALEKNTQGRVSVSFVVRKDGTLTDIRVIKKLKDGLSEEAVRIIKAMPRWTPAVHYGKRVNAKYTLPIDFKLKMS
- a CDS encoding isovaleryl-CoA dehydrogenase codes for the protein MNIERKMIEGYKTHDVFNQPPPLEDYNLYLTNPILKGCVEQFNASWAHLQLTKFGAQMGSSKVIQWGFLANQFTPALKAFNRFGFRINEVDFHPSWHELMHLAMANRLHNLPWVDQQPYCHSVRAALMMMASEVEFGHLCPISMTFSIYPVLNKQAPKALKDWLGKLLSNEYDARYLPFDKKNGVLCGMAMTEKQGGSDVRANTSWAKSINDTDFLLTGHKWFCSAPMVDAFLVLAQAPKGLSCFFMPRYTPDGQLNNYSIQRLKDKLGNRSNASGEIEFTDAYAVLLGEEGRGVATIIEMVNHTRLDCAIGSTGLLHQATVQAIHHCQNRSAFGKKLINQPIMLNVLADLCLETEAATQLAMRLALAFDNENKSEQEEVFKRIVTPIAKFWICKRTPAMVYEALECLGGAGFIEESILPRLYREAPLNAVWEGSGNVICLDVIRAMQTQSNSLKSVISELELALGINPLLDKFIRDFVKKSSASLLENNEAESRTLVEHMAKLLQASLLTRYSPEYVAEAFVESRLVNNHSLVGTLSSKHNFKEIVNRMWLGV
- a CDS encoding gliding motility lipoprotein GldH, with protein sequence MFRSKLLFSSLLAIILSSLLYSCTDSAVYNNTLTIDPKGWFSNDKAVYDVKLDQTGKYSLYLNLRHTDDYKYSNIFFRLYVKNPDGKMQTTRIVEVKLAENDGKWLGSGTGKLLAKKIFITNGIDFSKPGQYRIELEQFMRDDPLKEISDVGIQLFKN